The Arachis hypogaea cultivar Tifrunner chromosome 16, arahy.Tifrunner.gnm2.J5K5, whole genome shotgun sequence genome contains a region encoding:
- the LOC112754271 gene encoding uncharacterized protein isoform X3 yields the protein MGKMENRKGDRGRGRRREGEERRYGAWRRCRAAVAEKKGRGERDPRRRGRSCRRATPLCLVRVSPLLFAEGETRREDADPHHRASLSSSSLHHCRSLFPLPSGFATAAIQSDAAEEESFLFRRRRRRPWLLLFIWLLESLQLELVTGGEKRLHYPLRFDIEPLFLTLIMVLC from the exons ATGGGGAAAATGGAGAACAGGAAGGGAGACAGAGGacgagggagaagaagagagggggaGGAACGACGCTATGGAGCTTGGCGCCGCTGCCGAGCTGCTGTCGCAGAGAAGAAAGGGAGAGGCGAACGTGACCCACGGAGGAGAGGAAGGAGCTGCCGTCGAGCCACGCCCCTTTGCCTTGTTCGTGTATCGCCGTTGCTATTCGCTGAGGGTGAGACGCGAAGAGAAGATGCTGACCCGCACCATCGTGCCTCGCTATCTTCGTCGAGCCTTCATCATTGTCGCTCCCTATTCCCGTTGCCATCAGGGTTTGCTACCGCTGCCATTCAGAGTGACGCAGCAGAGGAGGAGTCGTTCCTCTTCCGCCGCCGTCGCCGGAGACCTTGGTTGCTGCTATTCATATGG TTGTTGGAATCATTACAGCTGGAACTTGTCACCGGGGGAGAGAAGCGGCTGCACTATCCTCTTCGTTTTGACATTGAACCTCTATTCCTAACCCT TATTATGGTGTTATGCTAA
- the LOC112754271 gene encoding uncharacterized protein isoform X1 encodes MGKMENRKGDRGRGRRREGEERRYGAWRRCRAAVAEKKGRGERDPRRRGRSCRRATPLCLVRVSPLLFAEGETRREDADPHHRASLSSSSLHHCRSLFPLPSGFATAAIQSDAAEEESFLFRRRRRRPWLLLFIWLLESLQLELVTGGEKRLHYPLRFDIEPLFLTLIDAAAAVSVALKSPLQLPV; translated from the exons ATGGGGAAAATGGAGAACAGGAAGGGAGACAGAGGacgagggagaagaagagagggggaGGAACGACGCTATGGAGCTTGGCGCCGCTGCCGAGCTGCTGTCGCAGAGAAGAAAGGGAGAGGCGAACGTGACCCACGGAGGAGAGGAAGGAGCTGCCGTCGAGCCACGCCCCTTTGCCTTGTTCGTGTATCGCCGTTGCTATTCGCTGAGGGTGAGACGCGAAGAGAAGATGCTGACCCGCACCATCGTGCCTCGCTATCTTCGTCGAGCCTTCATCATTGTCGCTCCCTATTCCCGTTGCCATCAGGGTTTGCTACCGCTGCCATTCAGAGTGACGCAGCAGAGGAGGAGTCGTTCCTCTTCCGCCGCCGTCGCCGGAGACCTTGGTTGCTGCTATTCATATGG TTGTTGGAATCATTACAGCTGGAACTTGTCACCGGGGGAGAGAAGCGGCTGCACTATCCTCTTCGTTTTGACATTGAACCTCTATTCCTAACCCT AATTGATGCTGCTGCCGCCGTCTCGGTTGCGTTGAAATCGCCGCTGCAGTTGCCAGTTTAG
- the LOC112754271 gene encoding uncharacterized protein isoform X2, which yields MGKMENRKGDRGRGRRREGEERRYGAWRRCRAAVAEKKGRGERDPRRRGRSCRRATPLCLVRVSPLLFAEGETRREDADPHHRASLSSSSLHHCRSLFPLPSGFATAAIQSDAAEEESFLFRRRRRRPWLLLFIWLELVTGGEKRLHYPLRFDIEPLFLTLIDAAAAVSVALKSPLQLPV from the exons ATGGGGAAAATGGAGAACAGGAAGGGAGACAGAGGacgagggagaagaagagagggggaGGAACGACGCTATGGAGCTTGGCGCCGCTGCCGAGCTGCTGTCGCAGAGAAGAAAGGGAGAGGCGAACGTGACCCACGGAGGAGAGGAAGGAGCTGCCGTCGAGCCACGCCCCTTTGCCTTGTTCGTGTATCGCCGTTGCTATTCGCTGAGGGTGAGACGCGAAGAGAAGATGCTGACCCGCACCATCGTGCCTCGCTATCTTCGTCGAGCCTTCATCATTGTCGCTCCCTATTCCCGTTGCCATCAGGGTTTGCTACCGCTGCCATTCAGAGTGACGCAGCAGAGGAGGAGTCGTTCCTCTTCCGCCGCCGTCGCCGGAGACCTTGGTTGCTGCTATTCATATGG CTGGAACTTGTCACCGGGGGAGAGAAGCGGCTGCACTATCCTCTTCGTTTTGACATTGAACCTCTATTCCTAACCCT AATTGATGCTGCTGCCGCCGTCTCGGTTGCGTTGAAATCGCCGCTGCAGTTGCCAGTTTAG
- the LOC112754271 gene encoding uncharacterized protein isoform X4 — MGKMENRKGDRGRGRRREGEERRYGAWRRCRAAVAEKKGRGERDPRRRGRSCRRATPLCLVRVSPLLFAEGETRREDADPHHRASLSSSSLHHCRSLFPLPSGFATAAIQSDAAEEESFLFRRRRRRPWLLLFIWLELVTGGEKRLHYPLRFDIEPLFLTLIMVLC; from the exons ATGGGGAAAATGGAGAACAGGAAGGGAGACAGAGGacgagggagaagaagagagggggaGGAACGACGCTATGGAGCTTGGCGCCGCTGCCGAGCTGCTGTCGCAGAGAAGAAAGGGAGAGGCGAACGTGACCCACGGAGGAGAGGAAGGAGCTGCCGTCGAGCCACGCCCCTTTGCCTTGTTCGTGTATCGCCGTTGCTATTCGCTGAGGGTGAGACGCGAAGAGAAGATGCTGACCCGCACCATCGTGCCTCGCTATCTTCGTCGAGCCTTCATCATTGTCGCTCCCTATTCCCGTTGCCATCAGGGTTTGCTACCGCTGCCATTCAGAGTGACGCAGCAGAGGAGGAGTCGTTCCTCTTCCGCCGCCGTCGCCGGAGACCTTGGTTGCTGCTATTCATATGG CTGGAACTTGTCACCGGGGGAGAGAAGCGGCTGCACTATCCTCTTCGTTTTGACATTGAACCTCTATTCCTAACCCT TATTATGGTGTTATGCTAA